TGCGGAGAGCTGTGCCGCAGGGCGGACAGGTCATGTGCAGGCAAGGCACGATTGCCTCTTGCATTATGATATAAAACTATATCAAATAATCGAGCGGATCGGGCAGGGAAGCGAAATGACCTTACTCAAGTGCGCCACTCACGTCGTTGCGGACCTTCCGGCGGCGGTGGATCGGTATCGGGACTGGATGGGCTATCGCCTCGTCGAACAGGGAGTGGTTCCTCCCGACCTCGCTGCTGCCTGGCAGGCACCTGCCAGTGCCGGACGCGGCTATGCGCTGATGCAGCCCGCCTCGGGCGAGGCGGTGTTCCTGCGCTTCGTCGAAGGCGATCCGGTACCCGGCTACGCGCCGATCCGCAGCTATGGCTGGGCCGCCATCGAACTGTGCGTTTCCGATGTGGAAGCGGTGAACCTGCGGATGCTGGAAAGCCCGTTCGAGGTGATCGGTCCGCCCAGGGAGCTGGACGGTTTCGCCACCGTGAAGCCGATGCAGGTGCGCGGGGCAGACCAGGAGACCGTCTACCTCACCGAAATCCTTGCTCCGGGGCCGGACACCGGCCTTCCCCAGCCTCGCTCCCTCGTCGACCGGCCCTTCATCATGGTGCTGGCCTGCCCGGACCTGCGCAAGTCGGCGCAGTGGGTGAAGGACGTGCTCGGATTGCCGGTGATCGATCCGGTGGCGATCCGCTATTCGATGATCACGCTCAGCTTCGGTCTCGAAGAGGATGCGAAGACGGAACTGGTGACCGCCAAGGGCGCGGGGCAGGTCTTCCTTGAGCTCGATCAGTATCCCGAAGGTGCGACCGAGCGCCCGCGACATCCCGGCGCTCTGCCGCCGGGCGTTGCCATCACGACCATGCTTCATCCCGATCTTGCGCGGCTCGAAGGGCACTGGGCCGCGATGCCGGTGGTGCGCGAAGGGCCGCTCTATGACGGCCGCCGCAGCGGGGTGCTGGTGACGCCGGAGGGCGCGCTGCTCGAAGTGATCGAAGGCGGGGAGCTTTGACGATGAACACGCAGATCCGCATCCGGCGCGGTTTCGCCGATCTTGCGCAGGGGCAGGTTCATTACAGGGCGGCCGGCACGAAAGGCGCGCCGCTGCTCATCCTTCACGCCTCGCCGGGCAGTTCGCGCCAGCAAGTGCGCCTGATCGAGGATTTCGCGGGCGAAGCCATGGTCTTCGCGCCCGACACCCCCGGAAACGGCGATTCCGATGCGCTTTGCGCTGAGGAGCCGGAGATTACCGCGCTGGCGGCAGCCATGGTGGACTATCTCGACGCGATGGGGCTGGAGCGGGTGCGTCTCTACGGTTCGCACACCGGCGCCGCCATCGCCGCGGAACTGGCGATACTCGCTCCGGAGCGTGTCAGCCATCTCGTGCTTGACGGGGTGAGCCTGATCGAAGGCGCCGAACTGGAAGAGATACTCGCCACTTACGCTTTCCCGTTCGAGCCCGACCTCGACGGCGCCTATCTGGCGCGGCTGTTCCAGTTCTGCCGCGATCAGTACCTGTTCTTCCCGTGGTATCGCCGCACCCGCGCCGGGCGGCGGGACGGCGGGCTGGGCAGCGCGGAGGACCTGCACGCCTGGGTCACCGAAGTGATGAAGGCGAGCACGACGTACCATCTCAATTACCGGGCGGCCTTCAAGTGGCCCGCAGACCGGCGCCTGTCGCTGATCCAGTGTCCCACGCTGGTGACGGCGGCGACCAACGATCCGCTCTACGATGCCAGCGTGCGTCTGGCGCCGTTGCTGCCGAACGGCCACTTCCTGGAACTGCCGCGCTTCGACGATCCCACATTCCGCGCTGTTCGCCATGACGCGATGGCCGCCTTCTTTGCAGGACATTCCTGAACCATGGATATCGGTCTTTCGCTGCTCACGCTGCTTCACATCCTGATTCCGGTCTACTGGCTGGGCGGCGATCTTGGCGCATTCTACGGTTCGCGCTTCATGGTCGATCCGAAGCGTTCGGTGGCAGAGCGCATGATGGCGCTCAAGATCCTCAACAATATCGACATGGCGCCGCGCACCACGCTGATCCTCGCATTTCCGACCGGTTTCGGGCTTGCTGTCGCCAAGGGATGGCTGGATCTGTCCGCAAGCTGGGCGATCCTCGCAGGGGTGTTGGGCCTGGCATGGCTGGCGCTGGCCTGGGCGGTACACCTCAAGCACGGCCCGCAGGGACAGGCGTTCAAGCGCTTCGACATTCTCGTGCGCTACATCGTGCTGGCCGGGCTGGCGGCGGCGGTGATCCTGGGACTTTCGGGCCAGATCGCGCTGCCGCTGTTCATCACGCTCAAGATGCTGGCGCTGGGCGCCTGCATCACGCTCGGTCTTGTCGTGCGGCGCCAGCTGGTGCCGCTGTTCCCCGCCATCGTGCAGATGCGCGAAAGCGGCCCGACGCCCGAGACCGACCGCGTGATCGCCGCCGTCAACGGCCGCGCGCGCATCAGCGTCCTCACCATCTGGGTGCTGGTGCTGATTGCCTGCTTCCTCGGCATCGCCACCCCTCTCTGACTTACGGAGCAACCATGCAGCAGCATCGCACGATCAGCGGAAAGATCCTCTACACCTCGCGCAAACCGGGCCGTGAAGGCCAGGAACGCGGGCGCGAATGGTTCACTTTCACGCACCACACCGACGGCAAGCGCTCCCTGCGCGCGCGATGCGAGATCGACGAGCCCGCGCCGACCGTTCACCGCGACGTGGTCTACAGCCTCGACGAGAACGACCGTCCGATGGATTGCTTCGTCCGCCTGACGATCGGCGACAGGTTCATGGGGTCGGGCCTGTTCATCATCGGCGAGGACACGGTGGAATGCGAAAGCTACGGTCCCTCGATCGGCCGTATCTCGCAGAAGATGCCGATCGGCGGCGATTTCGACGGCTTCGGCACGCATCCGATCTCGGGCGACGCCTATATCACCAAGAAGATCGACCGCTCGCTGGGCGTGCACAAGCGCAATTTCCGCTGCTTCCTGCCTTCGCCCGACCATCGCGGCGCAACGCCGCCGCTGATCGCGGAATCGAACATCGACCTCGGCTTCGTCGGAGAGGAGACCGTTACCGTCGCGGCGGGGACGTTCGATTGCTACAAGTACCAGTTCACCGACGATGCAGGCGGCATGATCTCCGTCGATGGTCATGCCCATCCGCCCTACGAGCTGTGGGTGACGGCAGACGATGATGCGATCTTCGTGCAGGGCGGTGTCGGCGGATATATGCAGACATGGTATGAACTTGTCGAACTAAGTCGCTTATAAAAAGCATATAGCTGAGCCGGAAGGAACCCCGGCTCAGCCCAGTTCGAGCGCGCCGGGGTTCATCAGCCCTTGGGGATCGACCGCGCGCTTGAGCGCTTCGAGCAGCGCGCGCGCTTGCGGGCGCAGGACCGAGGCATAGGGATAAGTACGCCCGATCTGGTTCGACGCCGCGCCCAGCTGCGCGAACAGGGCGATCAGTTCCTCGCGAACTTCCATGACCAGCGCGCGCGCATCCGCCGCGGCGGGCGGCTCGTCCAGACGGATCGCCGGGCCCAGCACGTCGCGGTGCAGCGGCAACCAGGCATCGCGCCAGTTCAGGACCGGCTCGTAACTGAAGGCATGGGTGCCCATCACGGTTATGAGGCGCGAGACGGTCACGCCGGCGGCGTCCAGTGCGGACTGGCGGCGGGCCAGCAGCGCTTCCACCGCCGCGGTGAGGCGCTGCGCCTCGCTGTGCGGGACTTTGGCGTTAAGGGCGATCCAGCGGTCTGCCAGGGGGCCGAGGATCATGTCCCTGACCGGCGGGAACAGGTCGGCGCGGCCCGCGCGCGGAATGGAGTCCGGCAGTTCGCGGCCGCCGAAACGGGCGGCGATTGCCCGCGCCGCCTGCCTGTCCGCCGCGATGGCCGCCTCGCTGCGGCCGGCGAGGACGAGGTGGAGCGAATGGCATCCCGCCGCGATGAACGAGCGCCCCGCCAGGGCGAGTTTCGCACCGGCCCTCAAGCCCTTCAGGAGCCCGCGTTCCTGCCCGGCGACCTTGGCCAGCATCCGGGCGTCGCGGAGGAGATCGGTCGGGCCGGAGAGAGCGCTGCGGGTCTTGTCGGCGTCCATCAGGTAGGCATCTTCGGCAAGGTCGGCGCGGGCGACTTCGCAAAGCGCGGCGATGCCGTCGGCCTGTCGCTCGAAACCGAAGGAGAGATAGCCGAAGTGTCCCGGCGCGCGGATCAGGCGCAAGGTCACGCGGGCCTTGATACCCAGCGCGCCTGCGTCATGAACGAAAAGGCCGGTGGTATCGGGGCCGAAGGTGCGCAGGAACGGGCGCGGGGCGCGGGCGACGGCCCTTTGTCCGGTATGGAGGATCGAACCGTCCGCCAGTACCACTTCCATGCCAACGACCGCTTCCGCCGCCGAGACGTGACGCGCGGTGCCGAGGAACAGCGCGCCGTTCGACAGGCCGCCGCCCACCGTGGCCCGGCTGCCGGAAAAGGTCCCGAAAAACGGCAATCGCAGGCCGAGCGGAGCAAGCGCATCGTGGATCTGCTTCCACGTCGCGCCGGCCTCCACGGTGATGGTCATGTCTGCTTCGCTCACCGCGATCACGCGGTCGAGGCGGGACAGGTCGATGGCGGCGAAGCGGCGGTCGGCGGGCGTATAGCCGCGAACATAAGTAAGGCCGCCGCCGCGCGGGGCCATGGCGATCCCGGCCCGCCCGATCAGCCCGACCGCTTCCGCAAGCGCCTCCACCGTTGCGGGGCGAACCACGAAGGCGCAGTCCGCGCCTTCGTCCAGCAGGTCCGAGCCATGGAGGCGCAGGCTGTCGGGATCGGTGAGGATGCCGTCCGGGCCGAGCGTCTCGGCCAGTCGGTCCAGCAGCGGGGTGAGGCCGGTCATGCCGTTTCTCCCGCAAGTTCGGCGGCGGCGGCGCGGAAGCTGCGCCGCGCCGCCATGAGGACGAAGAAGGCGCCAAGGCCGCAGCCGAAGAATACGCTTCCCAGCGACCAGGCGATGCCGCTCCTGCCGGTGAACACCGTGTCCGACAGGAAGCCGACGATGAAATTGCCCGCTGTGAGCGCGATCAGGCCCGAAGCGATCGTCTGGAGCGCCATGACCTGCGCACGCAGGGCATTGGGGGTTATCTGCGCGAAGCCGGAATAGACGGCCGAGGTGTTCCAGTTGAGGAACAGGGCGTTCAGCAGATATCCCGCCAGCGCAAGGCTGCCGCTTGGCGCAAGGCAGGCAAGCGTGCCGAATACCACCATCGAGGCGGCGCAGCCCATCGCGCAGAGGATCGGTGCGTCGGCATGCCCGCGCCGGGCTAGCCAGGCGATGACCCAGCCGCTGTTCACTGCCGCGAAGATCGAGACGGGAAAGCCGTAGAGACCGAGAATTTTCCCGGTTTCGGCGGCGCCCCAGCCATGCACGCGGATGAACAGCGCCGGGAACCAGCCGACGATGGCGTAGACGCAGACGAGGTTCAGCACCGATCCCAGCATGAACAGCGCGAATGCGCCGGGACGGCGGGCGAACAGGCGAAGGATCGGGCGCAGGCTGATCGGTTCGGTCGCCCTTGCGCCGCCCTGCCGGGCCGGTTCCCGCGTCGTGAGCCAGAGCAGCAGGGCAAGGACGATGCCCGGCGCTCCGCAAAGCACGAAGACCACCTGCCAGGTCTGCATGCCGCCGAATACGGCGGGCAGGCCCGCAATCAGCCCGTCGGCCCAGTCGAGGAACAGGCCGCCCAGCGCCATGGCTCCGGCCGTGCCGAGCGAACTGCCGGTCACGAACAGGCCATAGGCCTTGGGCCGCACGTCTGGCGCGAAGTAGTCGGCGATCAGCGATGTCGCGACCGGCACCAGCGCCGCTTCACCCACGCCCACCATCATTCGCGCGGCGAAGAGTTCGTGAAAGGTGGTGGCGAGCGAACAGCCGATCGTTGCCAGGCTCCAGAGCGTAAGCCCGCCCAGCAGCAGCGGCACGCGCCGCCAGCGATCGCTCAGCATCCCCAGCGGTAGCCCCAGGACGCTGTAGACGACGCTGAACGCCATGCCTTGCAGAAGGCCGAACTGGGTATCGTCAATCGCCAGCGACTTTTGCAGCGGTTCGATCAGCAGCGCGATCGAAACCCGGTCAAGGATAGCCAGCGCATAGGCCAGCGTCAGGAGCGCGAGGACGTACCAGGCATAGGACCGGCGCGGGAACGCGGCGGCGAGCGGCGCTGCGCTCTCGATGCCGGCGCTCACGAAGCGGCCGTGACGGCGGCGCCGAGCATGGCGGTCAGGATGGCCGCGCCTTCCTGCGGCGAGGCGGGCAGGGCGGAGGTTTGCCCATCGCGCAGAAGGCCTGCGATTTCCTCCGCCTCGCGCTGGGCCGGATCGTCGCCAAGGGTCACGAAGGTCGGGACCGTGACTTCCCGCCACTTCTCTGCAGAGGCGGCAGTCAGGGCGGCGGCCACGCAGTCGCCATAACGCGGGAGTTGCTTGAGCACGCCGGTCAGCGCGGCGTGCATCTGCGCCGGTTCGGGCAGCGCCGCGGACTTGCGCGCTGCGCCTTGCGTGCCGTCGAACCATGGCCACTGCACCTGACTGTCCCGCAGCATATGCCAGATGCGGTGGAGATGGGTTCCGGCATGGGCATCGAAGGGGATGACCGGGCAGCAGGCGGCGTTGAAGGCAGCGTCGATGTCCATGTGGGGGGCGCCGTGGATCACGAGCGTTTCCACCAGATCGGGACGCTGCGCCGCCAGCCTGGCGCCCAGCGGCGCGGCAAGGCCGATGGCGAGCACGTCCACTTTGCCGAGAGCCAGATGCTCGATGACTTGGGCCAGGCTATTGGCCAGAAGGTCGGCATCCGGTTTGGCCAACGGATCGGAATCGCCAAATCCGGGCAGGTCGGGCACGAGTGTCGAGCGCGAACCGGCGAGGGCCTGTGCCCATGCCTGCGCTTCCAGGGTGGTCGGCGCGGAAAGCGCGAGCACCGTCCGCCCGCTGCCCGACAGGTTCCGCCGCCAGTGAAGTTGACCTTGCGGAAGGTCCACATAGCCGGCCTGCGCATCCGGTGCGGCTTCAGGCGGGGGTGGCGATGCCGCTCCCGCTCCCGCTCCCGCTCCCGCAAGCGTTTCCGCCAGCCAGTCCAGCCATTCGTTGCGATCGCTGCCGAGCCTTTCGACCGTCAGCCTGTCGTTCTGATCGACGGGTACCTTGCCGAGAAACCCGTAGAGCACGTCGTCGCTACGGGCGGCCACCCGGGTCGGCACTTGCACGGTGCGCAGGTCCTCCAGCGGGTTCCAGCGCATCGCGGCGGCATAGGCGTCGGAATAGTGCGGTCCGGCGCTGAACAGGTCGATACCGTAGTCTTCCAGCCATTCGGGCGCCGGGGCATCCATCGCCATGCGGCTCTCGGCCTTGCGCGAGAACCAGGGGAACCAGCGCAGCATGTCGCGGGCATGAACCCATTCCGCCGCGAGGTAGGCCCCGTCGGCATCCGGGCGGAAGGGTCGCATATAGGCGTTGATGAAGGTTTCGGGGGCGGGGGCGTCGGGGATCGAGAGGCCGTCCAGCACCAGCAGCGGCATCTTGCCGCCCCGCGCGGCGAGGGCCAGCGCGATCTTGGCGCTGGTGTGCGTGGCGTAAAGCGGTGCTTCCTCCAGCCCCAGTGCCGCAAGCGCTTCGCGCAGAGCCTCGGCGAAATCGGGGATCGCCGGATCGATCAGGCCGAGCGGCTGCGAATTGCCGTAACCGGGCGTGTCGAGGGCGAAGACGCGAAACCGGCTGGCGAGCATTTTCATC
The DNA window shown above is from Novosphingobium sp. RL4 and carries:
- a CDS encoding VOC family protein → MTLLKCATHVVADLPAAVDRYRDWMGYRLVEQGVVPPDLAAAWQAPASAGRGYALMQPASGEAVFLRFVEGDPVPGYAPIRSYGWAAIELCVSDVEAVNLRMLESPFEVIGPPRELDGFATVKPMQVRGADQETVYLTEILAPGPDTGLPQPRSLVDRPFIMVLACPDLRKSAQWVKDVLGLPVIDPVAIRYSMITLSFGLEEDAKTELVTAKGAGQVFLELDQYPEGATERPRHPGALPPGVAITTMLHPDLARLEGHWAAMPVVREGPLYDGRRSGVLVTPEGALLEVIEGGEL
- a CDS encoding alpha/beta hydrolase; translation: MNTQIRIRRGFADLAQGQVHYRAAGTKGAPLLILHASPGSSRQQVRLIEDFAGEAMVFAPDTPGNGDSDALCAEEPEITALAAAMVDYLDAMGLERVRLYGSHTGAAIAAELAILAPERVSHLVLDGVSLIEGAELEEILATYAFPFEPDLDGAYLARLFQFCRDQYLFFPWYRRTRAGRRDGGLGSAEDLHAWVTEVMKASTTYHLNYRAAFKWPADRRLSLIQCPTLVTAATNDPLYDASVRLAPLLPNGHFLELPRFDDPTFRAVRHDAMAAFFAGHS
- a CDS encoding MFS transporter translates to MSAGIESAAPLAAAFPRRSYAWYVLALLTLAYALAILDRVSIALLIEPLQKSLAIDDTQFGLLQGMAFSVVYSVLGLPLGMLSDRWRRVPLLLGGLTLWSLATIGCSLATTFHELFAARMMVGVGEAALVPVATSLIADYFAPDVRPKAYGLFVTGSSLGTAGAMALGGLFLDWADGLIAGLPAVFGGMQTWQVVFVLCGAPGIVLALLLWLTTREPARQGGARATEPISLRPILRLFARRPGAFALFMLGSVLNLVCVYAIVGWFPALFIRVHGWGAAETGKILGLYGFPVSIFAAVNSGWVIAWLARRGHADAPILCAMGCAASMVVFGTLACLAPSGSLALAGYLLNALFLNWNTSAVYSGFAQITPNALRAQVMALQTIASGLIALTAGNFIVGFLSDTVFTGRSGIAWSLGSVFFGCGLGAFFVLMAARRSFRAAAAELAGETA
- a CDS encoding FAD-binding oxidoreductase, translating into MTGLTPLLDRLAETLGPDGILTDPDSLRLHGSDLLDEGADCAFVVRPATVEALAEAVGLIGRAGIAMAPRGGGLTYVRGYTPADRRFAAIDLSRLDRVIAVSEADMTITVEAGATWKQIHDALAPLGLRLPFFGTFSGSRATVGGGLSNGALFLGTARHVSAAEAVVGMEVVLADGSILHTGQRAVARAPRPFLRTFGPDTTGLFVHDAGALGIKARVTLRLIRAPGHFGYLSFGFERQADGIAALCEVARADLAEDAYLMDADKTRSALSGPTDLLRDARMLAKVAGQERGLLKGLRAGAKLALAGRSFIAAGCHSLHLVLAGRSEAAIAADRQAARAIAARFGGRELPDSIPRAGRADLFPPVRDMILGPLADRWIALNAKVPHSEAQRLTAAVEALLARRQSALDAAGVTVSRLITVMGTHAFSYEPVLNWRDAWLPLHRDVLGPAIRLDEPPAAADARALVMEVREELIALFAQLGAASNQIGRTYPYASVLRPQARALLEALKRAVDPQGLMNPGALELG
- a CDS encoding alpha/beta hydrolase encodes the protein MTTASTIRRRYVTAPIAGKAIGKGAEAGRLVHYRVCGEGPAVVMLHDSPRSSRLHTATMKMLASRFRVFALDTPGYGNSQPLGLIDPAIPDFAEALREALAALGLEEAPLYATHTSAKIALALAARGGKMPLLVLDGLSIPDAPAPETFINAYMRPFRPDADGAYLAAEWVHARDMLRWFPWFSRKAESRMAMDAPAPEWLEDYGIDLFSAGPHYSDAYAAAMRWNPLEDLRTVQVPTRVAARSDDVLYGFLGKVPVDQNDRLTVERLGSDRNEWLDWLAETLAGAGAGAGAASPPPPEAAPDAQAGYVDLPQGQLHWRRNLSGSGRTVLALSAPTTLEAQAWAQALAGSRSTLVPDLPGFGDSDPLAKPDADLLANSLAQVIEHLALGKVDVLAIGLAAPLGARLAAQRPDLVETLVIHGAPHMDIDAAFNAACCPVIPFDAHAGTHLHRIWHMLRDSQVQWPWFDGTQGAARKSAALPEPAQMHAALTGVLKQLPRYGDCVAAALTAASAEKWREVTVPTFVTLGDDPAQREAEEIAGLLRDGQTSALPASPQEGAAILTAMLGAAVTAAS